In Holophagales bacterium, one DNA window encodes the following:
- a CDS encoding hydroxylamine oxidoreductase, giving the protein MTASSWQGRTAWVVAVGLLVGVAQVAATAPSPAGVERSRDCIACHEDGSPGIVGHWQGSAHAKAGVACFDCHQAAPGDPDAFEHHDATIAVVVTPRDCARCHDKEDVEFEGSHHAKAGNILASLDNYLAEIVEGSRVPFNPHSPTPGRDLSPSVNGLASAQSGCQQCHGAKVAIQAKDGGLLTVDDFKPGKDGAPTNLAAIARIARDANGRPLLSTGSWPNTGIGRLNLDGSLGSCAACHSRHDFSARRARQPENCGKCHLGPDHPQKEIYEESKHGVAFRDLKDSLKLDGKTWVLGKDYTAAPTCATCHMSANASGLAVTHDPGERISWTNRPPISQAMDTDAAHRVVTETDPAKRAAVVRDTAGAKRDRMKLVCTTCHAPSYVDSFYRQYDDLVVLYNEKFAKPGKAIMDELGKQGLITKKQFDERIEWDWYFLWHHEGRRARHGASMMAPDYTHWHGMYEVADRFYQSLIPEAREIAREAAEHGKTAEAAAVQAVIDAILARPEHAWSNPEPAPAAPKP; this is encoded by the coding sequence ATGACTGCATCGAGTTGGCAGGGACGGACGGCGTGGGTCGTCGCCGTCGGATTGTTGGTCGGCGTCGCGCAGGTGGCCGCGACCGCTCCCAGCCCGGCGGGAGTCGAGCGCTCCCGTGACTGCATCGCCTGCCACGAGGACGGCAGCCCGGGGATCGTCGGGCACTGGCAGGGCAGCGCTCACGCCAAGGCAGGAGTCGCCTGCTTCGACTGCCATCAGGCTGCGCCGGGGGATCCCGATGCTTTCGAGCACCACGACGCCACGATCGCCGTGGTGGTCACGCCGCGCGACTGTGCGCGCTGCCACGACAAGGAGGACGTCGAGTTCGAGGGAAGCCACCACGCCAAGGCCGGCAACATTCTCGCCTCGCTCGACAATTACCTGGCCGAGATCGTCGAGGGTTCCCGCGTCCCGTTCAATCCGCACTCGCCGACGCCAGGTCGCGACCTCTCGCCCTCCGTCAACGGGCTCGCCTCGGCCCAGTCCGGGTGCCAACAGTGTCACGGGGCGAAGGTGGCGATCCAGGCCAAGGACGGCGGACTGCTCACCGTCGACGACTTCAAGCCTGGGAAGGACGGCGCACCGACGAACCTCGCCGCCATCGCGCGGATCGCCCGCGACGCGAACGGTCGGCCGCTGCTCTCCACCGGCAGCTGGCCGAACACGGGGATCGGTCGCCTCAACCTGGACGGCTCGCTCGGCTCCTGCGCGGCCTGTCACAGCCGCCACGACTTCTCGGCCCGCCGGGCCCGTCAGCCGGAGAACTGCGGCAAGTGCCATCTCGGGCCGGATCACCCGCAGAAGGAGATCTACGAGGAATCGAAGCACGGTGTGGCCTTTCGTGACCTCAAGGACAGCCTCAAGCTCGACGGCAAGACCTGGGTCCTCGGAAAGGACTACACCGCCGCGCCGACCTGCGCGACCTGCCACATGTCGGCCAATGCCAGCGGTCTCGCGGTGACGCACGACCCGGGAGAGCGGATCTCCTGGACGAATCGACCGCCGATCTCGCAGGCGATGGACACCGATGCGGCGCACCGGGTCGTCACCGAGACCGATCCGGCCAAGCGGGCTGCCGTCGTCCGAGACACTGCCGGCGCCAAGCGCGATCGGATGAAGCTCGTCTGCACGACCTGTCACGCCCCGAGCTACGTCGACTCGTTCTACCGGCAGTACGACGACCTCGTCGTGCTCTACAACGAGAAGTTCGCCAAGCCGGGCAAGGCGATCATGGACGAGCTCGGCAAGCAGGGGCTGATCACCAAGAAGCAATTCGACGAACGCATCGAATGGGACTGGTACTTCCTCTGGCACCACGAAGGCCGGCGGGCACGGCACGGCGCCTCGATGATGGCGCCCGACTACACGCACTGGCACGGGATGTACGAGGTGGCCGATCGCTTCTACCAGTCGCTGATTCCGGAAGCGCGGGAGATCGCCCGCGAGGCGGCCGAGCACGGGAAGACGGCGGAGGCCGCCGCCGTCCAAGCGGTGATCGACGCGATCCTGGCGCGGCCGGAGCACGCCTGGAGCAACCCCGAGCCGGCACCGGCGGCGCCGAAGCCCTGA